A single genomic interval of Juglans regia cultivar Chandler chromosome 1, Walnut 2.0, whole genome shotgun sequence harbors:
- the LOC109013238 gene encoding probable trehalose-phosphate phosphatase J: protein MTKQNVIVSDKKSGLNMSITMAMSKSSILTMTAQKPGGYISFSTTELLKNLEINGEGRINAWVESMRASSPTHIKSTPSLADHDRRSSWTVSHPSALDMFEQIIDASKGKQIVMFLDYDGTLSPIVDDPDKAFMSDAMRQTVRKLAGCFPTAIVSGRCRDKVYSFVRLAELYYAGSHGMDIKGPAKGSKYKKGSRAVLFQPASEFLPMIDEVYKHLVEKTKSTPGAKVENNKFCVSVHFRRVEEKKWNELFQQVKSVLKEYPELRLTQGRKVLEIRPTIKWDKGKALEFLLESLGFANCSDVFPVYIGDDRTDEDAFKILREKGQGFGILVSKFPKETCASYSLQEPDEVRDFLQRLVQWKRPSVLGGQSKV from the exons ATGACGAAACAGAATGTGATAGTCTCCGATAAGAAATCTGGTCTCAACATGTCAATAACTATGGCCATGTCGAAATCTTCTATTTTAACGATGACGGCACAGAAGCCGGGAGGATACATTTCCTTTTCGACGACGGAGCTTCTGAAGAACCTTGAGATCAATGGTGAAGGAAGAATAAACGCTTGGGTTGAGTCAATGAGAGCTTCTTCTCCTACCCATATCAAATCCACACCTTCTTTGGCCGATCATGACCGGAGGAGTTCTTGGACT GTTTCTCATCCATCAGCCTTGGACATGTTTGAGCAAATCATTGATGCCTCAAAGGGAAAACAGATAGTTATGTTTTTGGACTATGATGGCACACTCTCTCCGATAGTCGATGACCCCGATAAGGCTTTCATGTCTGATGCG ATGAGACAAACGGTGCGAAAACTGGCAGGATGTTTTCCGACTGCTATTGTGAGTGGGAGGTGCAGAGACAAG GTTTATAGTTTCGTACGGTTAGCAGAGTTGTACTATGCCGGAAGCCATGGCATGGACATTAAAGGACCGGCAAAAGGCTCCAAATACAAGAAA GGTAGTCGTGCTGTTCTGTTCCAACCCGCAAGCGAGTTTCTTCCGATGATCGACGAG GTTTACAAACATTTGGTGGAGAAAACTAAATCAACTCCAGGGGCTAAAGTGGAGAATAACAAGTTCTGCGTCTCTGTTCATTTTCGACGTGTGGAGGAAAAG AAATGGAATGAACTGTTCCAACAAGTTAAATCCGTCCTAAAAGAGTACCCAGAACTTCGACTTACCCAAGGACGAAAG GTGCTAGAAATTCGTCCTACTATTAAATGGGACAAGGGGAAGGCTCTTGAATTTTTGTTAGAGTCTCTTG GATTTGCCAACTGTAGCGACGTTTTTCCTGTTTACATTGGAGATGATCGGACAGATGAAGATGCATTCAAG ATATTAAGAGAGAAAGGACAAGGTTTTGGCATTCTTGTCTCTAAGTTCCCAAAAGAAACCTGCGCATCTTATTCTTTGCAAGAACCAGACGAG GTTAGGGACTTCTTGCAACGCTTGGTTCAGTGGAAACGACCGTCAGTACTTGGAGGACAGTCGAAGGTGTAA